One genomic segment of Brassica napus cultivar Da-Ae chromosome A3, Da-Ae, whole genome shotgun sequence includes these proteins:
- the LOC106428475 gene encoding triacylglycerol lipase SDP1, which translates to MDHISNEANVDPFSIGPTSIIGRTIAFRVLFCKSITQLRRDLLRFFLHWFRTFKLVITPFVSWFHPRKNPQGILAVVTVIAFALKRYTNVKIKSEMAYRRKFWRNMMRTALTYEEWSHAAKMLEKETTTTSKMLNESDLYDEELVKNKLNELLHRRQEASLREIMFCMRADLVRNLGNMCNSELHKGRLQVPRLIKEYIDEVSTQLRMVCNNSDSLEDLSLDEKLSFMHETRHAFGRTALLLSGGASLGAFHVGVVKTLVEHKLLPRIIAGSSVGSIICSVVASRSWPELQGFFENSLQSLQFFDQLGGVFTIVKRVMTQGALHDIRQLQCMLRSLTCNLTFQEAYDLTGRILGITVCSPRKHEPPRCLNYLTSPHVVIWSAVTASCAFPGLFEAQELMAKDRSGEIVPYHPPFNLDPEEGTEPSARRWRDGSLEVDLPMMQLKELFNVNHFIVSQANPHIAPLLRIKDLVRAFGGRFAAKLAHLVEMEVKHRCNQVLELGFPLGGLAKLFAQEWEGDVTVVMPATLAQYSKIIQNPTHVELQKAANQGRRCTWEKLSAIKANCGIELALDECVAVLNHMRRLKRSAERAASSHHGLASTTRFNASKRIPSWNVIARENSTGSLDELVADSNLRNLSDSETESVELSSWTRTGGPLMRTASANKFIDFVQSLDVDIALARGFSSSPSSPAANTSSITVTEGDFLQPERTSNGIVLNVVRREDLGMSVGNQNTELPESVQLDIPEKEMDNSSVSEHEVDE; encoded by the exons ATGGATCATATAAGCAACGAGGCCAATGTAGATCCCTTCTCAATCGGACCAACATCCATCATAGGCCGAACCATCGCCTTCAGAGTCTTGTTCTGCAAATCAATAACACAGCTCAGACGCGATCTCCTACGCTTCTTCCTGCATTGGTTCCGTACATTTAAGCTGGTTATTACACCCTTCGTGTCGTGGTTCCACCCCCGGAAAAACCCTCAAGGGATCTTAGCCGTCGTCACAGTCATCGCCTTCGCGCTGAAACGTTACACGAACGTGAAGATAAAGTCAGAGATGGCTTACCGAAGAAAGTTCTGGAGGAACATGATGCGAACTGCTCTGACTTACGAGGAATGGTCTCACGCCGCTAAGATGCTGGAGAAGGAGACAACAACGACTTCGAAGATGTTAAACGAGTCTGATCTTTACGACGAAGAGTTGGTTAAGAACAAGCTCAACGAGCTTCTCCACCGTCGCCAAGAAGCGTCCCTTAGAGAGATCATGTTCTGCATGAGAGCCGATCTCGTGAGGAACCTCGGTAACATGTGTAACTCTGAGCTTCACAAAGGCAGACTCCAGGTTCCTAGGCTTATCAAAGAGTATATAGACGAGGTCTCTACTCAGCTGAGAATGGTCTGTAACAACTCTGACTCGTTAGAGGATCTTTCTTTAGATGAGAAGCTTTCTTTTATGCACGAGACGCGCCACGCCTTTGGTAGAACGGCTCTGCTTCTAAGCGGCGGGGCGTCTCTAGGCGCGTTTCATGTAGGAGTGGTCAAGACTCTTGTCGAGCACAAGCTCTTGCCTCGGATCATTGCTGGCTCAAGCGTCGGCTCGATAATCTGCTCGGTCGTGGCGTCAAGATCCTGGCCCGAGCTGCAAGGCTTCTTCGAGAACTCGTTGCAGTCCTTACAGTTCTTTGACCAGCTCGGAGGCGTTTTCACGATCGTGAAACGCGTCATGACGCAAGGGGCGTTACACGATATAAGACAGCTGCAGTGCATGCTTAGGAGCCTCACGTGCAACCTCACGTTCCAAGAGGCTTATGATCTAACGGGGAGGATACTGGGGATAACGGTTTGCTCCCCGAGGAAGCACGAGCCGCCTCGGTGTCTTAACTATTTGACTTCGCCTCACGTGGTTATATGGAGCGCGGTGACTGCTTCTTGCGCCTTTCCTGGTCTCTTTGAGGCTCAGGAGCTAATGGCTAAAGATAGAAGTGGAGAGATTGTGCCGTATCATCCGCCTTTTAATTTGGATCCTGAAGAAGGTACTGAACCGTCTGCACGCAGGTGGAGAGATGGTAGCTTGGAGGTTGATTTGCCGATGATGCAGCTTAAGGAGCTGTTTAATGTTAATCATTTTATTGTCAGTCAAGCTAATCCTCACATTGCTCCGTTACTGCGTATAAAGGATTTAGTTCGAGCTTTTGGTGGAAGATTCGCTGCCAAG CTTGCGCATCTAGTGGAGATGGAGGTTAAACATAGATGCAACCAGGTTTTAGAGCTAGGCTTCCCACTCGGTGGACTCGCAAAGCTCTTTGCTCAAGAGTGGGAAGGTGATGTAACAGTTGTAATGCCTGCCACTCTTGCTCAGTACTCAAAGATTATACAAAACCCTACTCACGTAGAGCTTCAGAAAGCGGCTAACCAAGGAAGGAGGTGCACTTGGGAGAAGCTTTCAGCCATTAAAGCAAACTGCGGGATTGAGCTCGCGCTTGATGAGTGTGTAGCTGTCCTCAACCATATGCGTAGGCTCAAGAGAAGCGCCGAGAGAGCAGCCTCGTCTCATCACGGTTTGGCTTCAACCACAAGGTTCAATGCTTCTAAAAGAATCCCTTCTTGGAACGTTATTGCAAGAGAGAACTCTACTGGTTCTCTTGATGAACTAGTCGCCGACAGTAATCTCAGGAACTTGAGTGATAGTGAAACGGAGAGCGTGGAGTTGAGTTCTTGGACAAGAACTGGTGGGCCTTTGATGAGAACAGCTTCTGCTAATAAGTTCATTGATTTCGTTCAGAGTCTTGATGTGGACATTGCATTGGCCAGAGGGTTTAGTAGCAGCCCCAGTTCTCCAGCGGCAAACACTTCAAGCATAACAGTTACTGAAGGTGATTTTCTACAGCCTGAGAGAACGAGTAACGGTATTGTGTTGAACGTGGTTAGAAGAGAAGACTTGGGAATGTCTGTCGGGAACCAGAACACTGAGCTGCCGGAGAGTGTGCAGCTTGACATAcctgagaaggagatggataaTAGCTCTGTATCCGAACATGAAGTGGATGAATGA
- the LOC125592803 gene encoding defensin-like protein 301: protein MEKATIIFVIVLLISSYMIMRSEGQFRCNKAEDCDPRGCRGYTHVICKEHKCTCAHGAVIGDQCLGVRDCILDGCPPNNHIICQFDVCTCVPS from the exons atggaaaaagcaacaatcATTTTCGTCATTGTTCTCCTAATTTCTTCAT ACATGATAATGAGGAGTGAAGGTCAATTTCGATGTAACAAAGCCGAGGACTGTGATCCTCGTGGTTGCAGAGGATATACACATGTAATATGTAAAGAACACAAGTGTACGTGTGCCCATGGTGCTGTTATTGGCGATCAATGTTTAGGAGTTCGTGACTGTATTCTTGATGGGTGTCCACCAAACAATCACATTATCTGCCAATTTGACGTTTGCACTTGTGTCCCAAGTTGA